Proteins encoded by one window of Dialister pneumosintes:
- a CDS encoding polyprenyl synthetase family protein, with translation MIMIKYLNHKQQLINKRLSSLLVPTTSKHKTLYDSMNYSLLLEGKRIRPALFLIILEMLGVEAELYMDVACAIECIHTYSLIHDDLPCMDNDDYRRGKPTNHKIFGEAIAVLAGDGLLTYAFQLLVENQQLNASKKAQLVYLLSKAAGPSGMVGGQAQDIEAEEKNQSLKDLQIMDTCKTGKLLTVAVDMASYLAGSDILLQQTLHEFSIHLGILFQITDDLLDINSTLVSMGKDANRDTLLNKSTYVTELGVEGAQKMANQEAELALNSLSKINADTSLLKQLVHYILNRKE, from the coding sequence ATGATAATGATTAAATATTTAAACCATAAGCAACAATTAATTAATAAACGACTATCTTCTTTATTGGTTCCTACGACAAGTAAACACAAAACCCTATATGATTCTATGAATTACAGTCTTCTTTTAGAAGGAAAAAGAATACGTCCTGCCTTATTTCTAATTATATTAGAGATGCTAGGTGTTGAGGCGGAATTATATATGGATGTAGCTTGTGCAATAGAATGCATTCATACTTATTCATTAATTCACGATGATTTACCTTGTATGGATAATGATGATTATAGAAGAGGGAAACCGACTAATCATAAAATATTCGGAGAAGCTATAGCTGTATTAGCAGGAGATGGACTTTTGACATATGCATTCCAATTGTTGGTTGAAAACCAACAGCTAAATGCTAGTAAAAAAGCTCAACTTGTATATTTGTTATCTAAAGCTGCCGGTCCTTCCGGTATGGTAGGAGGACAGGCACAAGATATAGAAGCAGAAGAAAAAAATCAATCGTTAAAAGATTTACAAATAATGGATACATGTAAGACCGGGAAACTTCTTACCGTAGCTGTAGATATGGCATCTTATTTAGCAGGAAGTGATATATTATTACAACAAACTCTTCATGAGTTTAGTATTCATCTTGGTATTTTATTTCAAATCACTGACGATTTATTAGATATTAATAGTACACTTGTTTCTATGGGAAAAGATGCTAATAGAGATACACTACTTAATAAATCAACATATGTAACGGAGTTAGGTGTAGAGGGTGCACAAAAGATGGCTAATCAAGAAGCTGAATTAGCTCTTAACTCATTAAGTAAAATTAATGCAGACACAAGCCTTTTAAAACAACTGGTACATTATATTTTAAACCGTAAAGAATAA
- the nusB gene encoding transcription antitermination factor NusB: MSRSSARAYVLKYLYAKEVHPEGMDDFSFIVNDTPKENDLAFADAIIQSVADHHEAIDQLISSHLKKWSLMQMNIVDKNILRMSIAECVYLQKKDKSDFALVIDEAIKLAKTYGGDSSYRFINGILDTIFKEYHG, translated from the coding sequence ATGAGTAGATCAAGTGCAAGAGCTTATGTTTTGAAGTATTTATATGCAAAAGAAGTTCATCCGGAAGGAATGGATGATTTTTCTTTTATTGTAAATGATACTCCAAAAGAAAATGATTTAGCTTTTGCTGATGCTATTATCCAAAGCGTAGCTGACCATCATGAGGCTATTGATCAATTAATTTCTTCACATTTAAAAAAGTGGTCATTAATGCAAATGAACATAGTAGATAAAAATATACTTCGTATGTCTATTGCTGAATGTGTTTATTTGCAAAAAAAGGATAAATCCGATTTTGCATTAGTAATTGATGAAGCAATTAAGTTGGCAAAAACATATGGTGGAGATAGTTCTTATCGCTTTATTAACGGTATTTTAGATACAATTTTTAAAGAATATCATGGCTAG
- a CDS encoding DAK2 domain-containing protein codes for MYTVIDGKLFKKMLIGSYQLMNEKCEIINQLNVFPVPDGDTGNNMLHTLRSMYSMIAEMNDSEPVGIIAEKASTGAIMGARGNSGVILSQIIHGISKGLHGKKTATCRQMSKAFQYGILYAYRAITTPIEGTILSVARGIAKGTRDVIREEPDFSKILIAAIHSGEKALAKTPTQLKILADANVVDAGGQGLIFFLMGCLNGLTGQITEINVTPVQPLIKRMEAKGESFSIEYPYCTEFIISPCKIGAKKVREALMSWGESMIVAEGDNLIKVHIHARNPGRVLDIASSWGILHDIKCDNMIDQFHKNKLKQEQHVKKELGILTVVSGKGWENIYRKLGCDIVSGGQSMNPSVQELSDAMENGQYDNYIILPNNKNIILAAKQLKKWVGDKIQIVESKDPMQGLAAAMAFSATNTIKDNVEEMTERMKEISTGVVTRAVRDSRLGETIIRKDDFMAMTPNHTVKTSRDLKTAFFNLLETLITDDMEIISVYYGEGLDSKSCQQFVDEATVVYPDVEFEMYEGNQPLYPLFISAE; via the coding sequence ATGTATACAGTAATTGATGGAAAACTGTTCAAAAAAATGTTAATTGGTTCTTATCAGCTTATGAATGAAAAGTGTGAGATTATAAACCAATTAAATGTATTCCCTGTTCCGGACGGAGATACAGGCAATAATATGTTGCATACACTTCGATCTATGTATAGCATGATTGCAGAAATGAATGATTCTGAACCGGTAGGGATTATTGCAGAAAAAGCATCTACCGGGGCTATTATGGGAGCACGAGGAAACTCAGGTGTTATTTTATCTCAAATTATCCATGGGATTTCTAAAGGATTACATGGAAAGAAAACGGCTACTTGTAGACAAATGAGTAAAGCCTTTCAGTATGGGATTTTGTATGCATATCGTGCTATTACTACACCGATAGAAGGAACCATTCTTTCTGTAGCCCGTGGCATTGCCAAAGGGACAAGAGATGTTATTCGTGAAGAACCGGATTTCAGTAAAATTCTTATTGCAGCTATTCACTCCGGAGAAAAAGCACTTGCTAAGACACCGACACAACTAAAAATTTTAGCAGATGCAAATGTAGTAGATGCCGGAGGACAGGGACTTATTTTCTTTTTAATGGGATGTTTAAATGGCTTAACCGGACAAATAACAGAGATTAATGTAACGCCTGTTCAACCGCTTATTAAAAGAATGGAAGCTAAAGGAGAATCTTTTTCTATTGAATATCCATATTGCACGGAATTTATTATCAGTCCATGTAAAATTGGAGCAAAGAAAGTTCGTGAGGCATTAATGTCATGGGGCGAATCCATGATTGTAGCAGAAGGTGACAACTTAATTAAAGTACACATTCATGCTCGTAATCCTGGGAGAGTTTTAGATATAGCAAGCTCTTGGGGGATATTACATGATATTAAATGTGATAATATGATTGATCAATTCCATAAGAATAAGTTAAAGCAAGAACAGCATGTAAAAAAAGAACTGGGGATTCTTACAGTTGTATCTGGAAAAGGTTGGGAAAATATTTATCGTAAATTGGGATGTGATATAGTTTCCGGGGGACAATCCATGAATCCTTCTGTACAGGAGCTTTCAGATGCCATGGAAAATGGACAGTATGACAACTATATTATCCTTCCTAATAATAAAAACATTATTTTAGCTGCTAAACAATTAAAGAAATGGGTTGGGGATAAGATTCAGATTGTAGAATCTAAAGATCCTATGCAAGGACTGGCAGCTGCTATGGCATTTTCTGCTACCAATACAATTAAAGATAATGTAGAAGAAATGACAGAACGAATGAAAGAAATTTCTACAGGTGTAGTTACCAGAGCCGTTCGTGATAGTCGCTTAGGGGAAACTATTATTCGAAAAGATGATTTTATGGCAATGACACCTAATCATACTGTAAAGACTAGTAGAGATTTAAAAACTGCATTTTTTAATTTATTAGAAACATTGATTACAGATGATATGGAAATTATTTCTGTTTATTATGGAGAAGGTTTAGATTCAAAATCTTGTCAACAATTTGTTGATGAGGCAACGGTTGTATATCCTGATGTTGAATTTGAAATGTATGAAGGAAACCAACCTTTATATCCGTTATTTATATCAGCAGAATAG
- a CDS encoding M24 family metallopeptidase, producing MIQQKKIVDFLRNNNLDGVFISKNENCRYITNFTGSDSFLFLTKEQIYLITDSRYTEQAKQELTSVEIIEHKGLIANTIKKLSEKHKIDKLGVEAELTYKMYLSLHKEMSSVQIIVCYPDVFREIKTQDELEKLAKACSISDEGFRCIVPYIKEGKTENELRCMLECAMLELGSEGKSFDTIVASGVRSAMPHGIATDKVINKGELVTFDFGAIYQGYHSDITRTVAIGDISEQLRYIYDSVLGCNEYIESILKAGQKASDIDAKARSYLKERDLDKYFKHSLGHSVGLEIHEKPALSPKDHTLLKCGMTQTVEPGVYIPGIGGVRIEDTVVIEDNGISILTTYPKTFLQM from the coding sequence ATGATACAACAAAAGAAAATTGTCGATTTTCTAAGAAATAATAATCTAGATGGAGTATTTATTTCTAAAAATGAAAACTGCAGATATATAACAAATTTTACCGGTTCTGATAGTTTTTTATTTTTAACAAAAGAACAAATATATCTCATTACAGATAGTAGATATACAGAGCAAGCTAAACAAGAATTAACTTCTGTGGAAATTATTGAGCATAAAGGTCTTATAGCAAATACAATAAAAAAACTTTCAGAAAAGCACAAAATAGACAAGTTAGGCGTAGAAGCAGAGCTTACTTATAAAATGTATCTTTCTTTACATAAAGAAATGTCTTCTGTACAAATAATTGTTTGTTATCCGGATGTTTTCAGAGAAATAAAAACACAGGACGAATTAGAAAAACTAGCTAAAGCTTGTAGTATTTCGGACGAAGGATTTAGGTGTATTGTTCCATACATCAAAGAAGGAAAAACAGAGAATGAACTTCGATGTATGTTGGAATGTGCGATGCTTGAGTTAGGATCAGAAGGAAAATCTTTTGATACCATTGTTGCATCTGGTGTCCGTTCTGCTATGCCACATGGAATTGCAACCGATAAAGTTATTAATAAAGGTGAACTGGTAACTTTTGATTTTGGTGCAATTTATCAAGGATATCATTCTGATATTACAAGAACAGTTGCTATTGGAGATATTTCAGAACAACTTCGCTATATATATGATAGTGTATTAGGTTGTAATGAATATATTGAATCTATACTTAAGGCAGGGCAAAAAGCTTCTGATATAGATGCTAAAGCTCGGAGTTATTTGAAAGAACGAGATTTAGATAAATATTTTAAACATTCATTAGGACACAGCGTTGGACTTGAAATTCATGAAAAACCAGCATTGTCGCCTAAAGATCATACCTTATTAAAATGTGGAATGACGCAAACTGTAGAACCGGGAGTTTATATACCGGGAATTGGTGGTGTCCGTATTGAAGATACGGTTGTTATAGAAGATAATGGTATTTCTATTTTAACTACATATCCAAAAACGTTTTTACAAATGTAA
- a CDS encoding Asp23/Gls24 family envelope stress response protein yields METAEFTTSTGTIRIAVRVIADIANKAVLAVPGVAGIEVGLSDAITQAINMERTGGVNVSINEKGVSINLYILVKHGIRVPDLALTVQGRVKEAVQNQTNVIAEAVNVHIQGIVFDTMKVGDLHV; encoded by the coding sequence ATGGAGACAGCTGAATTTACTACATCTACCGGGACTATACGAATCGCAGTAAGAGTTATTGCAGATATAGCAAATAAAGCCGTATTGGCTGTACCGGGGGTAGCAGGTATAGAAGTGGGTTTATCTGATGCAATTACACAAGCCATTAATATGGAACGTACTGGTGGTGTCAATGTATCGATTAATGAAAAAGGTGTTTCCATTAATCTTTATATTTTAGTTAAACATGGAATCAGAGTACCAGACTTAGCACTTACTGTACAAGGTCGTGTTAAGGAAGCTGTACAAAATCAAACAAATGTAATTGCAGAAGCTGTGAATGTACATATTCAAGGAATTGTATTTGATACTATGAAAGTAGGAGATTTGCATGTCTAA
- a CDS encoding glycoprotease: protein MARFIGIDTSCYTTSVAIFDSQEGIVTEERLLLCVKEGHRGLAQSEMVYQHVRNLPYLFDKIKNEMHSIQGIGVSAFPRRRADSYMPAFLVGKGAAEILTMAYHVPIFYFSHQENHALAAMINAPHLWLQPFYMMHLSGGTQDILSVTWQQNVMNISELMTSIDITAGQLIDRVGVKLGLPFPAGKHLEQLAKNSTFPCIFPVAKIKNAFSFSGVETSIQNTILKQEAAPADIAKGVLVCIAEALKKQLLAYRFEKSRTLIAIGGVMANTYLRNVITEICKEKGLNLLLADNQYSSDNATGNAFGAYMQLKNSNIHIERD from the coding sequence ATGGCTAGATTTATAGGAATAGATACGAGTTGTTACACAACTTCTGTCGCTATTTTTGACAGTCAAGAAGGTATTGTAACAGAAGAAAGATTACTATTGTGTGTAAAAGAAGGACATAGAGGACTTGCTCAATCAGAAATGGTGTATCAGCATGTACGAAACCTTCCTTATTTGTTTGATAAAATAAAAAATGAAATGCATTCTATCCAAGGTATTGGAGTGTCTGCGTTTCCTAGAAGGCGGGCAGATTCTTATATGCCCGCTTTTCTGGTAGGAAAAGGAGCTGCCGAGATATTAACTATGGCATATCACGTTCCTATTTTTTATTTTAGTCATCAAGAAAATCATGCATTGGCAGCTATGATAAATGCACCGCATCTTTGGTTGCAACCATTTTATATGATGCATTTATCCGGTGGTACACAAGATATATTGTCTGTTACATGGCAGCAAAATGTAATGAATATTTCAGAGCTCATGACATCTATAGATATTACTGCAGGACAATTAATTGATAGAGTAGGGGTTAAATTAGGATTACCATTTCCGGCAGGAAAACATTTAGAACAATTAGCTAAAAATTCTACTTTTCCTTGTATTTTTCCTGTTGCCAAAATTAAAAATGCATTTAGTTTTTCCGGGGTAGAAACTTCTATTCAGAATACTATATTAAAACAAGAAGCGGCTCCTGCTGATATAGCAAAGGGTGTGCTGGTATGTATAGCTGAAGCATTGAAAAAACAATTATTAGCTTATAGATTTGAAAAATCACGTACTTTAATTGCTATTGGTGGCGTTATGGCAAATACCTATTTACGCAATGTTATAACAGAGATTTGTAAAGAAAAGGGTTTAAATTTATTATTAGCAGATAATCAATATAGCTCAGATAATGCTACAGGGAATGCATTTGGTGCTTATATGCAATTAAAAAACTCTAATATTCATATAGAGAGGGATTAA
- a CDS encoding histidine phosphatase family protein has translation MNILYFVRHGETSWNKSKIYQGSTDIPLNSTGLQQAKLVSSYFKDISIDDIFTSPLKRASVTAEIIAKPHCISVKENRNLMEMNFGQWEGKCLSEINNDWPGMIEEMYINPDKVKIPDSESFQDVQKRTMRFINDLLDKSLQKTYVIVSHGAAIRTMLCGLLDIPLEKGWWLGQSNANITCIYQLSSGRNILHKLNSTIHLMK, from the coding sequence ATGAATATCTTATATTTTGTAAGACATGGAGAAACTTCGTGGAATAAAAGTAAAATATATCAAGGGTCTACAGACATTCCTCTTAATAGTACAGGTTTACAACAAGCTAAACTGGTATCTTCTTATTTTAAAGATATTTCTATAGATGATATTTTTACCAGTCCATTAAAAAGAGCATCTGTAACTGCAGAAATTATAGCTAAGCCACATTGTATATCTGTAAAAGAAAATAGGAATTTAATGGAAATGAATTTTGGTCAATGGGAAGGCAAATGTTTATCTGAAATTAATAATGATTGGCCTGGAATGATAGAAGAAATGTATATCAATCCGGATAAAGTAAAAATTCCTGATAGTGAATCTTTTCAAGATGTACAAAAAAGAACCATGCGATTTATCAATGATTTATTAGATAAAAGTCTACAGAAAACTTATGTAATTGTCAGTCATGGCGCAGCCATTCGAACTATGCTTTGTGGGCTGTTAGATATTCCTTTAGAAAAAGGTTGGTGGCTGGGGCAATCGAATGCGAATATTACTTGTATTTATCAACTAAGTTCCGGTCGTAATATTTTACATAAATTAAATTCCACTATACATCTCATGAAATAG
- the efp gene encoding elongation factor P translates to MISSNDFRPGVTIEIDGNVWQVIEFQHVKPGKGAAFVRSKLRNLQTGSVVERTFNAGVKFPAAQVEHKQMQYLYETDGSYYFMDVETYDQIMLNKEQLGNALNFLKAEMEAKVLFFNGTVIGVEIPNSVELAVIETEPGIRGNTATGATKPATVETGYIVRVPLFINEGDVLRIDTRTGEYLERAK, encoded by the coding sequence ATGATTTCTAGCAATGATTTTCGTCCAGGAGTAACTATTGAAATTGACGGTAACGTTTGGCAAGTTATTGAATTTCAACATGTAAAACCGGGAAAGGGTGCCGCTTTCGTTAGAAGTAAGTTAAGAAATTTACAAACAGGATCTGTAGTTGAACGTACATTTAATGCAGGTGTAAAGTTCCCGGCTGCACAAGTTGAACACAAACAAATGCAATATTTATATGAAACCGATGGTTCTTATTACTTTATGGATGTAGAGACTTATGACCAAATCATGCTGAATAAAGAACAGTTGGGAAATGCACTTAATTTCTTAAAAGCAGAAATGGAAGCAAAAGTATTATTCTTTAACGGAACAGTAATTGGGGTTGAAATTCCAAATTCTGTAGAACTAGCTGTTATTGAAACAGAACCTGGAATTCGAGGAAATACTGCAACCGGTGCTACTAAACCCGCTACTGTTGAAACCGGATATATTGTAAGAGTTCCTTTATTTATCAATGAAGGGGATGTTCTTCGTATTGATACAAGAACCGGTGAATATTTAGAACGTGCAAAATAG
- a CDS encoding Asp23/Gls24 family envelope stress response protein: MSNTFITEDEFENKKMQVIEKLEKMLSLEENVAELTYKGIQRFVSGISQAFGKTFHKGVWLHREESKLVADISIAVKPNVDVYQTALHIQEKVKTIVLQNMHVSVCDVNVIITGITE, from the coding sequence ATGTCTAATACTTTTATTACTGAAGATGAATTCGAAAATAAAAAAATGCAAGTTATAGAAAAATTGGAAAAAATGTTGTCTTTAGAGGAAAATGTAGCGGAGTTAACTTATAAAGGCATTCAACGTTTTGTTTCAGGTATATCACAAGCATTTGGTAAAACATTTCATAAAGGTGTTTGGCTTCATCGAGAAGAAAGTAAACTTGTAGCGGATATTTCAATAGCTGTAAAACCGAATGTCGATGTATATCAAACTGCATTACACATTCAAGAAAAAGTTAAGACAATTGTTTTACAAAATATGCATGTTTCTGTTTGTGATGTGAATGTAATTATTACTGGAATTACAGAGTAA